ATCGACAACTAACACTAATGGACGTGATCAGATCACAgcttgggtttttttgttgttgttgtgtgagtTTAGTAGTGCTGCTTGTAAACGCTCGTCTGCACTGATCCTCCACCATTGCCGTGGCTGGAGGACGAAACGCTAGCACCAACGGCCACACCATTCCCACCGCCATAGCTGCTAACACCGCCTCCATATCCACCGCCTCCATAGCCGCCTCCACCGTTCGAGTCACCGAACCGGGTCGCCGATGCAAAGCTTCCGCCATTCGGACCGTACGAACTAACCGATCCACCGTTGTTCGAAGCGTAATGTGTAGTTCCACCACCGGAACCGCCCCCGAAACGATTAGCCGTTGCATACCCTCCACCATTGCTCGTACCAAAGGACGAAACACTCACACCCTGTCCGGAGCTTCCGCCGAAGCGATTCCCTGTCGAGAATCCGCCGCCATTGTGCGGGATGTAGTTGGACGATGCACCGCCATTGCCAAAGTGCGTCACGGTAGTACCACCTTGGCCGTATCCGTTCGAGCTACTGCTAATACTAACACCCTGCACACCGCCACTTCCGCCATATCCACCGTCATCTCCACCGAACCGATTGTTAAACGAAGtcacaccaacaccagcaccaccgtGGCCAAACGAACCGGCACTTGCACCAGCACCGGCCGCAGCAAAGCCAGACTGTGAGCAAAGATCCGTGAAGGGTAGTGGTGGTAGCTGCACCGATGGGAACATGTTCGTGAAGAACTGATTCTGTTGGGCCTGGGTGGCAAAGGCCTGCGCTTGGAAGCTACGGCATGCCTGTGTCCAAGCGTTCACCTGTGCCTGAGGATATTGGTTGTAGTTGAATACGTTGGCAGCTAAGAGAAGGGAGATATGGTGGACGAATTACGTGACCTCAACCATGCAAACATATGGTTTCTTTGCTAAGTGCACCCGAGCAGTATTTACCAACATGACGCCCCAAAACggtaacacaaacaaacagcaccGGTAAAAGCATCACAGCATACGGTGATGATCTTCAAGATGATCTCGCTATACAAACGCttacacagatacacacacacacgatcgatGAAGATCCGAAGCTTCCGTGCACTAGCTTAATTCACTCGATGTGATTCAATTACGCGCACTGCGTCCCGCTTTTAACGTATGGCGCGGAATCGTTCGCAAACGAACGTTGGTCGGTTGTTCGTGTCGTGGTCGCAGATTCCTCGCATTCCCTTCCCTCGGTACCATCAGACCACCAGATCTAACCCTTATCGGCAAGTCTTCGATGGGATCGGAATGGGCTgaggaggaaacaaaaaagcaggaaCATTACATCTGACATATACAACACAAACTCGTCCCGCAGAAGTGGTCGGTTTTCTTGGTGCGAAAAGCCAACGGGTTAGGTTTAACGTCAGGATTCGTACCTGTGTAGATGGAACCAATGCCAGATGGAGGCGGGAAGGGACAGCTTAAGACAGGAACATCATACCTAGACTTAGTGAGCCCGAGCAATATACAACGAACGAGCGAATTTCTTGACCAAGGGTATGATGCTGGGGATGGTGATCGTGCGTATTGGACGACGTGCGCTTGGTACCGATTGATTGAAAGAGAATTCAAAGTCATGGTTGAATTTTTGCCGGATTTGTTGATGAAGTCTTATTTcgaagcagcaaaaagaaaaagaaaagaaaaagtttggACAACAAATTCCCAACAAAACAACGTCAGTGATGGATGCCCGGCGCTGGATATTCCCAATCGATCATGATCGacgatttgtttgcttgcgATGGCGGTTGATGAGAGCTTTTATGAGGTCACAGCTTGACTGCTTCGAACAGATCGTATGTTACGGGTATGACGGTTCTTTCTTCC
This genomic window from Anopheles maculipalpis chromosome 2RL, idAnoMacuDA_375_x, whole genome shotgun sequence contains:
- the LOC126558739 gene encoding keratin, type I cytoskeletal 10-like, which codes for MLLPVLFVCVTVLGRHVAANVFNYNQYPQAQVNAWTQACRSFQAQAFATQAQQNQFFTNMFPSVQLPPLPFTDLCSQSGFAAAGAGASAGSFGHGGAGVGVTSFNNRFGGDDGGYGGSGGVQGVSISSSSNGYGQGGTTVTHFGNGGASSNYIPHNGGGFSTGNRFGGSSGQGVSVSSFGTSNGGGYATANRFGGGSGGGTTHYASNNGGSVSSYGPNGGSFASATRFGDSNGGGGYGGGGYGGGVSSYGGGNGVAVGASVSSSSHGNGGGSVQTSVYKQHY